The following coding sequences are from one Lipingzhangella halophila window:
- the msrB gene encoding peptide-methionine (R)-S-oxide reductase MsrB has protein sequence MDEAKAHTPTSEDGWRERLSRQEYAVLRQGATERPWSGEYVATTTVGVYRCRACGAELFRSAEKFESHCGWPSFYDPADTDAVTLIEDRSLGMVRTEVRCARCDSHLGHVFRGEGYDTPTDDRYCINSVALTLEATDQVE, from the coding sequence ATGGACGAAGCAAAGGCCCACACACCCACGAGCGAGGACGGATGGCGCGAACGGCTCTCCCGCCAGGAGTACGCCGTGCTTCGTCAGGGGGCCACGGAACGGCCATGGAGCGGGGAGTACGTCGCCACCACCACGGTGGGCGTCTACCGGTGCCGGGCGTGCGGCGCCGAACTGTTCCGCTCGGCCGAGAAGTTCGAGTCGCACTGCGGGTGGCCGAGCTTCTACGATCCCGCTGATACCGACGCGGTTACGCTGATCGAGGACCGGTCCCTTGGCATGGTCCGCACCGAGGTCCGCTGCGCGCGCTGCGACTCCCACCTCGGTCACGTGTTCCGCGGCGAGGGCTACGACACCCCGACCGACGACCGCTACTGCATCAATTCCGTGGCGCTAACCCTGGAGGCAACCGACCAAGTGGAATAG
- a CDS encoding acyl-CoA dehydrogenase family protein yields the protein MPATHEVFNQPAPLEDYDVAADDALLAGVQREGAGWAAEELHELGLLAGTARARSWGEQANANEPALRTHDRYGHRVDEVDFHPSWHVLMDTAVSHGLHAAPWVEDRPGAHVARAAKFYTWSQVEGGHGCPISMTYAAIPALRHSPDLAARFEPLLAARSYDFGLRPPLRKDGLLAGMSMTEKQGGSDVQANTTRAVPQADGSYRLIGHKWFTSAPMGDVFLTLAHAPEGLTCFLVPRVLDDGTRNTLLIQRLKDKLGNRSNASAELEYDDTLAWPVGEPGKGVRTIIEMVNGTRLDCVIGSAAGMRAALLQAVHHASQRRAFGSLLIDEPLMRNVLADLALESEAATTLMTRLAGAADRAIRGDEAEAAFRRLAVAVGKFWVTKRLPAHTAEALECLGGNGYVEESPMPRLFRESPLNSIWEGSGNVVALDVLRAMGKRPDTVEVFLAELARAEGVDTRFDQAVKRLRAELGDLEDLQHRARGLVELMALTLQASLLIRYAPEPVSDAFTASRLGGEAGRTFGTLPRGADTAAIIDRNRPRV from the coding sequence ATGCCCGCGACCCACGAGGTGTTCAACCAGCCCGCCCCGCTGGAGGACTACGACGTCGCCGCCGACGACGCCCTGCTCGCCGGGGTACAGCGTGAGGGCGCCGGCTGGGCCGCCGAGGAACTGCACGAGCTGGGCCTCCTCGCCGGGACAGCGCGCGCCCGTTCCTGGGGCGAGCAGGCCAACGCCAACGAGCCCGCGCTGCGCACCCACGACCGCTACGGGCACCGCGTTGACGAGGTCGACTTCCACCCGTCGTGGCACGTGCTCATGGACACCGCCGTCAGCCACGGCCTGCACGCCGCCCCCTGGGTGGAGGACCGCCCGGGGGCGCACGTCGCGCGCGCCGCCAAGTTCTACACCTGGTCGCAGGTCGAGGGCGGGCACGGCTGTCCCATCTCGATGACCTACGCCGCGATACCCGCCCTGCGCCACTCCCCCGACCTGGCCGCCCGCTTCGAGCCGCTGCTGGCGGCGCGCAGCTACGACTTCGGCCTGCGCCCGCCACTGCGCAAGGACGGGCTGCTCGCCGGGATGTCGATGACGGAGAAGCAGGGCGGCTCCGACGTCCAGGCGAACACCACCCGCGCCGTGCCGCAGGCCGACGGCAGCTACCGGCTTATCGGGCACAAGTGGTTCACCTCGGCCCCGATGGGCGACGTCTTCCTCACGCTCGCCCACGCGCCCGAAGGGCTCACCTGCTTCCTCGTCCCGCGCGTCCTCGACGACGGCACCCGCAACACGCTGCTCATCCAGCGGCTCAAGGACAAGCTGGGCAACCGCTCCAACGCCTCCGCCGAGCTGGAGTACGACGACACCCTCGCCTGGCCTGTCGGTGAACCGGGCAAGGGCGTGCGCACCATCATCGAGATGGTCAACGGCACCCGGCTGGACTGCGTCATCGGCTCGGCCGCGGGAATGCGCGCCGCCCTGCTCCAGGCGGTGCACCATGCCTCGCAGCGCAGGGCATTCGGCTCGCTCCTCATCGACGAGCCGCTGATGCGCAACGTCCTGGCCGACCTGGCACTGGAGTCAGAGGCCGCGACGACGCTGATGACGCGTCTGGCCGGCGCCGCCGACCGGGCGATCCGGGGCGACGAGGCCGAGGCGGCCTTCCGCCGGCTGGCGGTGGCCGTGGGCAAGTTCTGGGTCACCAAGCGGCTTCCCGCGCACACCGCCGAGGCGCTGGAGTGCCTGGGCGGCAACGGCTACGTCGAGGAGTCGCCGATGCCGCGGCTCTTCCGGGAGTCGCCCCTGAACTCCATCTGGGAGGGGTCGGGCAACGTGGTGGCGCTCGACGTGCTCCGCGCCATGGGCAAGCGGCCCGACACGGTCGAGGTGTTCCTGGCCGAACTGGCGCGCGCCGAGGGCGTCGACACCCGGTTCGACCAGGCCGTGAAGCGGTTGCGGGCGGAGCTGGGCGACCTGGAGGACCTCCAGCACCGCGCTCGCGGCCTGGTGGAGCTGATGGCGCTCACCCTGCAGGCGTCCCTACTCATCCGGTACGCCCCGGAGCCGGTGTCGGACGCGTTCACCGCCTCGCGGCTGGGCGGCGAGGCGGGACGCACGTTCGGCACGCTGCCGCGCGGGGCCGACACGGCGGCCATCATCGACCGGAACCGGCCACGCGTCTGA
- the glgX gene encoding glycogen debranching protein GlgX, translating into MVEVWPGNPYPLGATYDGSGTNFSVFSEAAERVELCLFDGDRAETPVALTENDGFVWHGYLPGVGPGQRYGYRVHGPYIPEQGLRCNPAKLLADPYAKAIDGTLTWHESLFSYHFEEPSRMNTRDSAPYVPKCVVVSPFFDWANESRPRIPYHRTVIYEAHVRGLTMRHPDIPKHQRGTYAGLAHPAMVDYLTSLGVTAVELMPVHHFVPEHAMVARGLTNYWGYNTLAFLAPHSEYAANGSQGQQVQEFKGMVKSLHEAGIEVLLDVVYNHTAEGDHMGPTLSLRGIDNLSYYRVRDDDQRYYLDYTGCGNSLNVRHPHSLQLIMDSLRYWVTEMHVDGFRFDLASALAREFHDVDRLSTFFDIVQQDPVISQVKLIAEPWDVGPGGYQVGNFPPLWSEWNGKYRDTVRDFWRGHHVVPELASRLAGSSDLYQGDGRRPVASINFVTCHDGFTLADLVTYEHKHNEDNGEDNRDGTDDNRSYNHGVEGPSERPDIVALRRRQMRNFLATLFLSQGVVMLSHGDEISRTQGGNNNAYCQDNEITWVDFKRADDEDGMLDFVRGLARLRRAHPVFRRRRFFQGRPPRGSKLRDIAWLRPDGGQMTEKDWDSAGPILGAFLNGDAITEPDLRGRWVSDDSFLLLLNSGDDPVRFTVPGRDFGSSWQVVLDTAEPDLTEGPVVSARGTVQVLDRALLLLKRVSRRRAAHRGGV; encoded by the coding sequence ATGGTGGAAGTCTGGCCAGGTAATCCGTACCCCCTTGGTGCCACCTACGACGGGTCTGGCACCAACTTCTCCGTGTTCTCCGAGGCCGCCGAACGCGTGGAACTCTGCCTGTTCGACGGGGACAGGGCCGAGACCCCGGTGGCGCTCACCGAGAATGACGGTTTTGTCTGGCATGGGTACCTCCCGGGGGTCGGCCCCGGACAGCGGTACGGGTACCGGGTACATGGCCCCTACATCCCGGAACAGGGCCTGCGCTGCAACCCGGCGAAGCTGCTCGCCGACCCCTACGCCAAGGCGATCGACGGCACGCTGACCTGGCACGAGTCGCTGTTCAGCTACCACTTCGAGGAACCGTCGCGGATGAACACCCGCGACAGCGCGCCCTACGTGCCCAAGTGCGTGGTGGTGAGCCCGTTCTTCGACTGGGCCAACGAGAGCCGCCCGCGCATCCCCTACCACCGGACCGTGATCTACGAGGCCCACGTGCGCGGTCTGACCATGCGCCACCCCGACATCCCCAAGCACCAGCGCGGCACCTACGCGGGACTGGCGCACCCCGCGATGGTCGACTACCTCACGTCCCTCGGCGTGACCGCGGTCGAGCTCATGCCGGTGCACCATTTCGTGCCGGAACACGCCATGGTGGCCCGCGGGCTCACCAACTACTGGGGGTACAACACCCTGGCCTTCCTGGCCCCGCACAGCGAGTACGCCGCCAACGGCTCCCAGGGACAGCAGGTCCAGGAGTTCAAGGGGATGGTCAAGTCGCTGCACGAGGCCGGGATCGAGGTACTGCTGGACGTCGTCTACAACCACACCGCTGAGGGCGACCACATGGGGCCCACACTGTCGCTGCGGGGCATCGACAACCTCAGCTACTACCGGGTGCGCGACGACGACCAGCGCTACTACCTCGACTACACGGGCTGCGGGAACAGCCTCAATGTGCGCCACCCCCATTCACTGCAGCTCATCATGGACTCGCTGCGGTACTGGGTGACGGAGATGCACGTCGACGGGTTCCGGTTCGATCTCGCCTCCGCGCTGGCACGGGAGTTCCACGACGTCGACCGGCTCAGCACGTTCTTCGACATTGTCCAGCAGGACCCGGTCATCTCGCAGGTGAAGCTCATCGCCGAACCGTGGGACGTCGGCCCGGGCGGGTACCAGGTGGGCAACTTCCCGCCGCTGTGGTCGGAGTGGAACGGCAAGTACCGCGACACCGTGCGCGACTTCTGGCGCGGGCACCACGTGGTACCCGAACTGGCCTCGCGCCTGGCCGGATCCAGCGACCTCTACCAGGGCGACGGCCGCCGCCCCGTCGCCTCGATCAACTTCGTCACCTGCCACGACGGGTTCACACTCGCCGATCTCGTGACCTATGAGCATAAGCACAACGAGGACAACGGCGAGGACAACCGCGACGGCACCGACGACAACCGCTCGTACAACCACGGGGTCGAGGGCCCCTCGGAACGGCCCGACATCGTGGCGCTGCGCCGCCGCCAGATGCGCAACTTCCTGGCGACACTGTTCCTGTCGCAGGGCGTGGTGATGCTCTCGCACGGGGACGAGATCAGCCGCACCCAGGGAGGCAACAACAACGCCTACTGCCAGGACAACGAGATCACCTGGGTGGACTTCAAGCGCGCGGACGACGAGGACGGCATGCTCGACTTCGTCCGCGGCCTGGCCCGGCTGCGCCGCGCGCACCCGGTGTTCCGCCGCCGCCGGTTCTTCCAGGGCCGGCCGCCGCGCGGCAGCAAGCTGCGCGACATCGCGTGGCTGCGGCCCGACGGCGGCCAGATGACCGAGAAGGACTGGGACTCCGCCGGCCCGATCCTGGGCGCGTTCCTGAACGGCGACGCGATCACCGAGCCCGACCTGCGGGGGCGGTGGGTCTCCGATGACAGCTTCCTGCTGCTGCTGAACAGCGGAGACGATCCGGTTCGCTTCACCGTTCCCGGACGCGACTTCGGCAGCTCGTGGCAGGTGGTCCTCGACACCGCCGAGCCCGACCTCACCGAGGGTCCGGTCGTCTCGGCCCGCGGCACGGTCCAGGTGCTCGATCGCGCGCTGCTGCTGTTGAAACGCGTGTCGCGGCGCCGGGCGGCGCACCGCGGCGGCGTCTAA
- a CDS encoding GntR family transcriptional regulator, whose amino-acid sequence MPTSENDSPPVYREIAEALRHAIASGELADGDRLPGENDLMKRYGVARATARQALSVLINEGIVVPVRGSGIYVRAFRPLRRHGPRRLSRELWDNGRAIWEADATDREFETDSITVREIPAPDYVSRALELPGEARVVCRRRRYHLDGRPMQLATSYLPAALVAGTAIAETETGPGGIYARLSELGYAPAHFTEEIRVRMPSPTETEELQLSAGTPILDVLRTALTARRLPVELNEMTLDGSAYILQYDFDA is encoded by the coding sequence GTGCCGACGTCCGAAAATGACTCCCCCCCGGTGTACCGCGAGATCGCCGAGGCCCTGCGCCATGCCATCGCCTCCGGCGAGCTCGCGGACGGCGACCGGCTCCCTGGCGAGAACGACCTGATGAAGCGGTACGGGGTCGCCCGAGCCACCGCGCGTCAGGCACTTTCGGTCCTCATCAACGAGGGCATCGTGGTGCCCGTACGCGGCTCGGGCATCTACGTCCGTGCCTTCCGCCCTCTGCGGCGGCACGGACCCCGGCGCCTCTCCCGGGAGCTCTGGGACAACGGGCGCGCCATCTGGGAGGCGGACGCCACCGACCGCGAGTTCGAGACCGACAGCATCACGGTCCGTGAGATCCCCGCGCCCGACTACGTGTCGCGCGCTCTGGAGCTGCCCGGCGAGGCCCGGGTGGTGTGCCGCCGGCGCCGGTACCACCTCGACGGCCGCCCCATGCAGCTCGCCACCTCGTACCTGCCGGCGGCCCTCGTCGCCGGAACGGCGATCGCCGAGACCGAGACGGGGCCCGGCGGCATCTACGCCCGGCTGTCCGAGCTCGGGTACGCGCCCGCGCACTTCACAGAGGAGATCCGGGTGCGCATGCCCAGTCCGACCGAGACCGAGGAGCTTCAGCTCAGTGCCGGAACCCCGATCCTGGACGTGCTGCGCACAGCGCTCACCGCCAGGCGCCTGCCGGTCGAGCTGAACGAGATGACGTTGGACGGGTCCGCCTACATCCTGCAGTACGACTTCGACGCCTGA
- a CDS encoding DUF4349 domain-containing protein: MLAVILAVLLLAGCSGTLQGDAQEDASGAAAPQNDAPENARDAEDSGGDEDGAVTGSDVDVREREVVHTADLTVETPEVEETADSAKEWVDDAGGHVAAEDVTTRSGEGPRASLTLRVPTDQYEDALRELGDLGTQANLQREAEDVTEEVADVDSRVESAEATLDRLRDLVEDADTVEDVLAVESEIATRQQELEALQARQQALQDSTSFGTIKLSLLPPDTYLAEDESDSIGFTGGLARGWRALTAVAEGLSVAAGWLLPFLVVVAAAASPFVVWRRRRAAAKRGSAKQAGSAAEAAGEPAPEPVGARDGDSGSDPADDTPDEAEDGPPPEREA; encoded by the coding sequence ATGCTGGCAGTGATACTGGCGGTGCTACTGCTCGCTGGCTGCTCCGGCACCCTCCAGGGGGACGCCCAGGAGGACGCCAGTGGCGCGGCGGCGCCCCAGAACGATGCCCCCGAGAACGCGCGGGACGCCGAGGACAGCGGCGGGGATGAGGACGGCGCGGTCACCGGATCCGACGTCGACGTACGCGAACGCGAGGTCGTGCACACCGCCGACCTCACGGTGGAGACCCCCGAGGTCGAGGAGACCGCCGACTCCGCCAAGGAGTGGGTCGACGACGCGGGCGGGCACGTCGCCGCGGAGGACGTCACCACCCGGTCCGGCGAGGGCCCCCGCGCGTCGCTGACGCTGCGGGTCCCCACCGACCAGTACGAGGACGCCCTGCGAGAGCTGGGCGACCTCGGCACTCAGGCGAACCTGCAGCGCGAGGCCGAGGATGTCACCGAAGAGGTGGCCGACGTCGACAGCCGGGTCGAGTCGGCCGAGGCGACCCTGGACCGGCTGCGCGATCTGGTCGAGGACGCCGACACCGTCGAGGACGTGCTGGCCGTGGAGTCCGAGATCGCCACCCGCCAGCAGGAGCTGGAGGCGCTGCAGGCCCGGCAGCAGGCACTGCAGGACAGCACCTCGTTCGGCACGATCAAGCTCTCGCTGCTGCCGCCCGACACCTACCTGGCCGAGGACGAGTCCGACTCCATCGGCTTCACCGGCGGGCTCGCCAGGGGCTGGCGGGCTCTGACAGCGGTTGCCGAGGGCCTTTCGGTGGCCGCTGGCTGGCTGCTGCCGTTCCTGGTGGTCGTCGCGGCGGCGGCTTCCCCCTTCGTTGTGTGGCGCCGGCGCCGGGCCGCCGCCAAGCGCGGCTCCGCCAAGCAGGCGGGTTCCGCGGCAGAGGCGGCCGGAGAGCCGGCTCCGGAACCGGTCGGGGCACGCGATGGCGATAGCGGCAGCGACCCGGCCGACGACACCCCGGACGAGGCTGAGGACGGTCCGCCTCCCGAGCGGGAGGCATGA
- the hemQ gene encoding hydrogen peroxide-dependent heme synthase yields MWSVFKAGDLSGLDRTAAAEELTALFDGAAEKGVVTRGCYDVQGFRADADAMFWWIGDSPESVQEMYTAFRRTRLGRASTPVWSVVGMHRPAEFNRAHVPAFLAGEEPQDYLCVYPFVRSYEWYLLPDEERRAMLAEHGRMAAGFSDVRANTVSSFALSDYEWMLAFEAGELHRIVDLMRHLRGAEARRHTRLEVPFYTGRRKGVPELLEALA; encoded by the coding sequence ATGTGGTCGGTGTTCAAAGCGGGAGACCTTTCCGGTCTGGACCGCACCGCCGCGGCCGAGGAGCTCACCGCCTTGTTCGACGGTGCTGCCGAGAAGGGGGTGGTCACCCGCGGCTGCTACGACGTCCAGGGATTCCGCGCCGACGCTGACGCGATGTTCTGGTGGATCGGCGACAGCCCGGAGTCCGTCCAGGAGATGTACACCGCGTTCCGCCGCACCCGCCTGGGGCGCGCGAGCACCCCGGTGTGGTCGGTGGTGGGGATGCACCGCCCGGCGGAGTTCAACCGCGCCCACGTGCCGGCGTTCCTGGCGGGGGAGGAGCCGCAGGACTACCTGTGCGTCTACCCGTTCGTGCGCTCGTACGAGTGGTACCTGCTGCCCGACGAGGAGCGCCGGGCCATGCTCGCCGAGCACGGCCGGATGGCAGCAGGGTTCTCCGACGTCCGCGCGAACACGGTGTCCAGCTTCGCTCTCAGTGACTACGAATGGATGCTCGCCTTCGAGGCGGGAGAGCTGCACCGGATCGTCGACCTGATGCGGCACCTGCGCGGCGCGGAGGCCCGCCGGCACACCCGGCTGGAGGTGCCGTTCTACACCGGCCGGCGCAAGGGTGTGCCGGAGCTGCTGGAGGCGCTCGCGTAA
- the pssA gene encoding CDP-diacylglycerol--serine O-phosphatidyltransferase, with product MTATDEGLAEPALAGPAEPAPRPRLAVADYLTLGNALCGFMAVWQLAAAQSAHLATGVQGPMDRSAVATAVVLLLMATAFDLFDGRVARKLGGSGMGAELDNLADVISFGFAPAFFVVAWGTLAGGGIAPIAGAAAVLLATVVRLARFSCQAPGESYFTGLPSPFGAMAVITIVLLDPPVLVGTAAVLTISWLMVSRIKYPKPRGRLAFTVLAWILGSVACLTAWAVDAPAGTALLYSGSSLVLSLLLVIPVYVVLTRHHQYDDEDEITLPSTQEG from the coding sequence TTGACCGCGACTGACGAGGGGCTCGCTGAGCCCGCTCTCGCGGGCCCGGCGGAACCCGCCCCCCGCCCCCGCCTCGCGGTGGCCGACTACCTCACCCTCGGCAACGCGCTGTGTGGCTTCATGGCGGTGTGGCAACTCGCCGCGGCGCAGTCAGCGCATCTGGCGACCGGGGTCCAGGGCCCCATGGACCGCAGCGCCGTCGCGACGGCGGTCGTCCTGCTGCTGATGGCCACCGCGTTCGATCTCTTCGACGGGCGGGTCGCGCGCAAGCTCGGCGGCAGCGGCATGGGCGCCGAACTGGACAACCTGGCCGACGTGATCAGCTTCGGGTTCGCACCCGCGTTCTTCGTCGTCGCGTGGGGCACGCTGGCCGGTGGCGGGATCGCCCCGATCGCCGGCGCCGCGGCCGTACTTCTGGCGACGGTCGTGCGGCTGGCCCGCTTCTCCTGCCAGGCGCCGGGCGAAAGCTACTTCACGGGGCTGCCCAGCCCGTTCGGTGCCATGGCCGTCATCACGATCGTGCTGCTCGATCCGCCCGTTCTCGTGGGCACTGCCGCGGTACTGACGATCTCCTGGCTCATGGTGAGCCGCATCAAGTACCCGAAGCCGCGCGGACGGCTGGCCTTCACCGTGTTGGCCTGGATTCTGGGCAGCGTGGCCTGCCTGACCGCGTGGGCGGTCGACGCCCCGGCGGGCACGGCGCTGCTCTACTCCGGCTCCAGCCTGGTGCTCTCGCTCCTCCTGGTCATCCCGGTCTATGTCGTGCTGACGCGACACCACCAGTACGACGACGAGGACGAGATCACGCTACCGAGCACTCAGGAGGGCTGA
- the hemG gene encoding protoporphyrinogen oxidase, with the protein MQTKPHVAVVGGGVSGLTAAYRLTRAGADVTVLEASPRLGGKLDVSPVAGVPVDSGAESILARRPEALDLIHELGLDDRLAYPAPGPAAVYSRGRLRPFPTGQVMGVPGSLTGLARSRVLSWPGTLRAARDLLWPRTPVRGDVAVGRYIGTRMGSEVVERLVEPILGGVYAGRADQLSLDATLPQVARMAREERSLLRAVAASRRQGAQSPATGPAFATLRGGAATLIEPLARQSGARIETSATVRELDVRDGTWSLTVGCASDPRRITADGVVLACPAPATARLLRPVAPAAAAELAGIDYASMAIVTLAYPTSAFGRPPMGSGFLVPAREQRFVKAVTFSSVKWPWLAAELRAAHPDTGMTVVRCSVGRYGDEAALQRGDGDLVERAAGDLADICGVSGAPLDQRVTRWGGGLPQYTVGHQGRVDRARTAVAELPGLALCGAAYDGVGIPACVGGAAEAAREVLRERPTQRTPRLSTARS; encoded by the coding sequence ATGCAGACGAAACCGCACGTCGCCGTGGTGGGAGGCGGGGTGTCCGGGCTGACCGCCGCCTATCGTCTCACCAGGGCCGGGGCCGATGTCACCGTGCTCGAAGCGAGCCCGCGCCTCGGCGGGAAGCTGGACGTTTCCCCGGTGGCCGGAGTCCCGGTGGACTCCGGGGCGGAGTCCATCCTGGCGCGGCGCCCGGAGGCCCTGGATCTCATCCACGAACTGGGGCTCGACGACCGGTTGGCGTACCCCGCGCCCGGGCCGGCGGCCGTCTACAGCAGGGGACGGCTGCGCCCCTTTCCAACCGGCCAGGTCATGGGGGTTCCCGGGAGCCTGACCGGGCTGGCGCGCAGCAGAGTGCTGTCGTGGCCGGGCACCCTGCGCGCGGCCCGCGACCTGCTCTGGCCGCGCACTCCGGTGCGCGGCGACGTCGCCGTCGGCCGCTATATCGGGACGCGTATGGGATCCGAGGTCGTCGAGCGGCTTGTGGAGCCGATACTCGGCGGCGTGTACGCGGGCCGGGCCGACCAGCTCTCGCTGGACGCCACCCTGCCGCAGGTGGCCCGCATGGCCCGCGAGGAGCGCTCGCTGCTGCGGGCCGTGGCTGCCTCCAGGCGGCAGGGCGCCCAGAGTCCCGCGACGGGGCCGGCGTTCGCCACACTGCGCGGCGGCGCGGCCACCCTCATCGAGCCGCTGGCCCGGCAGAGCGGTGCCCGGATCGAGACGTCGGCCACGGTGCGCGAGCTCGACGTCCGCGATGGCACCTGGTCGCTCACCGTTGGCTGCGCGAGCGACCCGCGCCGGATCACCGCCGACGGGGTCGTGCTGGCCTGCCCAGCTCCCGCGACCGCGCGGCTGTTGCGGCCGGTGGCACCCGCGGCGGCCGCGGAGCTCGCCGGAATCGACTACGCCAGCATGGCCATCGTCACCCTGGCCTACCCCACATCCGCGTTCGGCCGGCCGCCGATGGGCAGCGGGTTCCTGGTGCCCGCCAGGGAGCAGCGGTTCGTCAAGGCCGTCACCTTCAGCAGTGTCAAGTGGCCGTGGTTGGCGGCCGAGCTGCGCGCGGCGCATCCCGATACCGGGATGACGGTCGTGCGCTGCTCGGTCGGGCGGTATGGCGACGAGGCCGCGCTGCAGCGCGGCGACGGCGATCTCGTCGAGCGTGCGGCCGGCGACCTCGCCGACATCTGCGGTGTTTCCGGGGCGCCCCTTGACCAGCGCGTCACCCGGTGGGGCGGCGGCCTGCCGCAGTACACGGTCGGACACCAGGGGCGGGTCGACCGGGCACGCACCGCGGTCGCCGAGCTGCCCGGCCTCGCGCTGTGCGGGGCTGCCTACGACGGTGTCGGAATCCCCGCCTGCGTCGGTGGAGCGGCCGAGGCCGCGCGCGAGGTCCTGCGGGAGCGGCCCACCCAGCGGACGCCCCGGTTATCCACCGCGAGAAGCTGA
- a CDS encoding phosphatidylserine decarboxylase, whose product MTDASFPPPIGRSSVRMARGSAPWLVPAWAAAGTAVLASRGARWRTALAVPAVGLAAGMTWFFRDPERGPAPGRMLCAADGVVQSVDAQPDGRTRVAVFMNPLNVHVNRAPLAGTVVGVEHRPGGFRPAFDKDSERNERVIWTFETEIGEITVVQIAGAMVRRIVPYLTEGQKVEKGERIGLIRFGSRVDVYLPAGITPAVANGQQVRAGETRLDRD is encoded by the coding sequence ATGACCGACGCTTCCTTCCCCCCACCCATAGGCCGGTCGTCTGTTCGGATGGCGCGCGGCTCCGCCCCCTGGCTCGTGCCCGCGTGGGCGGCCGCCGGAACCGCGGTTCTGGCGAGCCGCGGCGCCCGGTGGCGTACGGCGCTGGCCGTGCCCGCCGTTGGCCTCGCCGCCGGCATGACCTGGTTCTTCCGCGATCCCGAACGCGGCCCGGCTCCCGGTCGGATGCTCTGCGCGGCCGATGGTGTCGTGCAGAGCGTCGATGCCCAACCCGATGGCCGCACCCGGGTAGCGGTTTTCATGAACCCGCTCAATGTGCACGTCAACCGCGCACCACTTGCGGGAACCGTGGTCGGGGTGGAGCATCGTCCGGGGGGCTTCCGTCCCGCATTCGACAAGGACAGCGAGCGTAATGAACGCGTCATCTGGACCTTCGAAACCGAGATTGGTGAGATCACGGTCGTTCAAATCGCCGGCGCGATGGTCCGGCGTATCGTCCCGTATCTCACTGAGGGGCAGAAGGTGGAAAAGGGCGAGAGGATCGGGCTCATCCGGTTCGGGTCGCGGGTCGACGTTTACCTTCCGGCGGGGATCACCCCGGCGGTGGCGAACGGGCAGCAGGTCCGAGCCGGAGAGACCCGCCTTGACCGCGACTGA
- a CDS encoding pyrimidine reductase family protein, whose product MSSLAESGAARFRALLPHPEPEADLATAYAYPAVLDRPWLRANMIASADGGAWGRTGHSGDLSSAADRRAMSILRGLSDVVLAGAGTARIEGYRPVRAREVWGELRAGRTATPPVAVVSRTLDLNPSLLSQAPEEARTIVLTTESAPAERRRTAAREADVVVAGEDSVRPELIMAALAERGLLRVLTEGGPHLLAELTSAGLLDELCLTLSPHLTGPEPARIVAGDGPAHTQELALAHVLESEGSLFLRYTRASGI is encoded by the coding sequence ATGAGCTCTCTCGCCGAATCCGGCGCGGCGCGCTTCCGCGCGCTGCTGCCGCACCCCGAACCCGAGGCCGACCTCGCGACCGCCTACGCCTATCCCGCTGTGCTGGATCGGCCGTGGCTGCGTGCCAACATGATCGCCAGCGCCGACGGCGGGGCGTGGGGGCGCACCGGACACAGCGGCGACCTGTCCTCGGCTGCGGACCGCAGAGCCATGAGCATCCTGCGCGGGCTCTCTGATGTTGTGCTCGCCGGGGCGGGAACGGCGCGGATCGAGGGGTACCGGCCGGTGCGCGCCCGCGAGGTCTGGGGGGAGCTGCGGGCGGGGCGGACGGCGACGCCGCCGGTCGCCGTGGTCTCGCGCACCCTGGACCTCAACCCCAGCCTGTTGTCTCAGGCCCCGGAGGAAGCACGCACCATCGTCCTGACCACCGAGTCCGCGCCGGCGGAGCGCAGGCGGACCGCCGCGAGGGAGGCCGACGTCGTTGTGGCCGGCGAGGACTCGGTGCGGCCCGAGCTGATCATGGCGGCCCTGGCGGAGCGCGGGCTGCTGCGGGTGCTCACAGAGGGTGGACCGCACCTGCTGGCCGAGCTCACCTCCGCCGGCCTTCTGGACGAGCTGTGCCTGACGTTGAGCCCGCATTTGACCGGGCCGGAACCCGCCCGAATCGTGGCCGGTGATGGCCCCGCCCACACCCAGGAGCTGGCGCTCGCTCACGTACTGGAGTCGGAGGGTTCGTTGTTCCTGCGGTATACGCGCGCCAGCGGAATCTGA